Sequence from the Etheostoma spectabile isolate EspeVRDwgs_2016 unplaced genomic scaffold, UIUC_Espe_1.0 scaffold314, whole genome shotgun sequence genome:
tgtccctttaaatgTTGAGCAATCAATTGACCTCTTTTAGCAAGAACTGCAACAACATAAATGGACTTTAGAGCACCTCCCTCTACAAAAGCCTTTGGAAGTAACTGACACAATAATGTCACCATTTGTGCAATAATCAAACTAATTGGATCAGATGGCTTTACTTTGGCAGGTATTAAGATTTCAGTTTGGGAACAAAAACTGATGGAGGATATTGTCTGGCTAAATGGTGTCACCTACTGGCATAATAATATTGCTTTATTATTTGCTTTTTAGGCTTGGCAGCTGTGTGGTAGAACTCCAGAGGAAGGTATTCTTCCCAAGACTCCTCTTCTATCAAATCGAATAAAGCGTGGGGCTTTATTCCCCCACCAACGTTTTAAGGCTTTCTTGCGTTTATCAGGGTGGTTCTTTTGATGTAGTCCCTGTGTAGTCATGCTCAGAGTTAATGAgactaataaaataataatgacgCACATAATGAAAAGATAATACTACCAAATCAACACTGCtgattaattatgttaattttgtgctaaaaaaatattttccctttactgtttttttaaaagagactgTCTCACAACTGTCATCAGTCTGAAAATGTGTGCCACCAAAAATGGGTCCTTGTACAGAGATCTTAATTGATTCCTGTATAAGAACATCAGcttcttttttcaaacaaatactACGGGGGATTTAAAGGCACCCTCTGAGTCATCATGGGTGTCAAACAGGATGAGTGTTTCCCTGTGTCAGCACATATAGATTCTTCCTCGGTGGTGTCTCCCACACACATCAGGCCAGGACATCAGTGACTCATCAATTTGTAATCTAAAGGGATCATTCAGATTAATCTCAAGATAATCTGGGAACAATAGCAGTATATAGTGCATGGCGACGGGGTGTCTATCTTATAAAGGACATTCATAGCAATACAGGAAGCAATGGAGAGAGGAggtgatgaaaaagaaaagtgcaTAAGAAgaaaatattagtttttttttaaatatatgtaaagtataaagcaacaaaacaaagcacCAGCCAtctgtttaatgtttaattagCAAGAAAGATTCTTGATATCTGTGCATGTTGGCTAATGTGGGATTATTCATCAATATCATCATTCAGATAAAGCAGTGGGCAATCTGTTTGGTAATTAATTTATTGTTATTCAATAACATGAACCCTTAAGTGTCTGTCTGTTAAAGCATACGCCCCTTTAAGCATTATGTATTTGCTTTCTTTAAATACTTTGATACTTAATACTTAAGACTTTGTTTCAAGGCATTTTCACAAGGTCTGCCCCAGTTTTAATGTGGATGTGTTCATTGCTTGTGAGATGAAAAGGAATAAAGTTGAGTGTAATGTGCCTCCAGAAAGGTATAGAGTAATGAGAGGAACTGATTGCGAGGCTATCTTTAGGGCAGATTAAAAGAGAACCTGCTCTACCACGTCCACCCTGCCTGCTGGGGCTGAGAGTGAGTCTGAAAACCAACCTCCTCTCTTCTCACTGCAGCAGTCTGCTATTGGCCTGGTGGATGCTGACAGCACTGATGTTTCTCTGNNNNNNNNNNGCAGCCTCACTCTATAAAAGCCAGGGATCTGCAGCATCACTGAGCTGGTGCAGTGCAAAACGCCCACTCATCATCACCGATGGTGTGCAGAACAAGggggacataaaaaaaaaaccttctgaaactaaaaaaatcctttttcttaaacaaaaaaaaaatccacaactAAAAATTCATCATGAGCTACGACACCTTCTTCTCCTACCGCCGCCCTTGGGACAGCTACAGAGGCTCCCAAACCACCACCAAATCCTCGATGTCTTCCTCCCTCTACTCTTCTCCTCGAGCTCCTCCGTCTGGGAAGAGGATCCAGAGGCTGGCCTCTTCTTCCCTGCCAGACCGGTCTGAGCGGATGGACCTGGCTCAGGCCAGCTCCCTCAACACAGAGCTGCTGGGCGTGCGCTCCCAGGAGAAGGAGCAGCTGGTGGACCTGAACGACCGCTTTGCCACCTACATCGAGAAGGTGAGGCACCTGGAGCTGCAGAACCGGGCCCTGCTGGCCGAGCTGGAGACGCTGAGGAGGCGGCAGAGTGAGCCGTCCGCTCTGCAGACCCTCTATGAGGGGCAGTCGCGGAGTCTGAGGGCCATGATTGACTTGGAGAACGGCGAGAAGATGCGGATGGAGGCAGAAAGAGACTACCTGCATGACGTGTATGAGCAGATGAAGGAACGCTTTGAGGAGGAGGCGGGGCGGCGCGTAGATGCTGAGGAGGCCCTGCAGAGGGCCAGGGAGAAGGCCAGCGCTGCCTTGCTCTCCAACTGTGACACCGAGGCCACCGTGGTCTCTCTCTGTGATGAGATGGTGTTCCTGAAGAAAGTCTTTGCAGAGGAGCAAGCGGAGCTGCAGGCCCAGCTGCAGGTGGCCAACATCAGTGTGGACGTGGAGGTGTCCCGTCCTGACCTCTCCACGGCCCTGCGGGACATCAGGGCACAGTACGAGCGGCTGGCAAACAAGAACATGCAAACCGCCGAAGACTGGTACAAGGGCAAGTTTGCAAGTGTGGCGGAGATGGCCAGCAAAAATAACGAGGCCGTGCACGCCATCCGGGAGGAGACCATGGAGTACCGGAGACTGCTTCAGTCCCGCTCCTCTGAGATTGAATCTCTCCGGAACGTCATTGACTCCCTGAACAAGCAGCTGAAGGATCTGGAGGAAATGCAGGACAAAGAGGTGGCAAAGTACCAGGTGAATGAGGGATATTTGGATCCTGATCCGCATGAATATTCACCCAGTAGGGGAATGTGAACCAGCATGTGGTTCCTGGTCTGATTATCTGCCCATTTGTGCTTGGATATGACATGAGAGGTGTTCTCTGATAGAAGCAATCGTCTTTACCCACAGGGAAAAGGGGCAGGTAAAGACAGAAAGATGATGCACATTAAGAGTCCTCAAGGTTGGACACAGAGATAAGAAAGAATAATAGTAGTATACATCAATCAGAGTCAAAGACAGCACTCTATGTGCAGAAAGTAGAGAAACAGCAGGAAGAAGCTTCTTTTTGCGACAAGATGTAACTATATACTCTGCAGCAGCTACACCCTCCCCACACGTTAGTGC
This genomic interval carries:
- the neff2 gene encoding neurofilament light polypeptide is translated as MSYDTFFSYRRPWDSYRGSQTTTKSSMSSSLYSSPRAPPSGKRIQRLASSSLPDRSERMDLAQASSLNTELLGVRSQEKEQLVDLNDRFATYIEKVRHLELQNRALLAELETLRRRQSEPSALQTLYEGQSRSLRAMIDLENGEKMRMEAERDYLHDVYEQMKERFEEEAGRRVDAEEALQRAREKASAALLSNCDTEATVVSLCDEMVFLKKVFAEEQAELQAQLQVANISVDVEVSRPDLSTALRDIRAQYERLANKNMQTAEDWYKGKFASVAEMASKNNEAVHAIREETMEYRRLLQSRSSEIESLRNVIDSLNKQLKDLEEMQDKEVAKYQMRISELERDITDAKQEMARYLRDYQDLLNVKMALDIEIAAYRKLLEGEEIRLAYPSLAILN